Proteins from a single region of Pyrus communis chromosome 6, drPyrComm1.1, whole genome shotgun sequence:
- the LOC137738455 gene encoding geraniol 8-hydroxylase-like has protein sequence MDILSCILLGLLVAAISICPLYYSLGRRSSNTTRLPPGPNPLPFIGNLLELGNKPHLSLTKLSQRYGPIMSLQLGQITTVVISSSTVAKEVLRTHDQLFCNRTVPDALQACKHSKYSMVWIPVSATWRNLRKTCNSQLFTTKILDANQANRHLKVQELISDVNESAVKGDAIDIGRAAFKTSLNLLSRTVFSVDLADTDSARAREFKELVWSIMEEAGKPNLADYFPMLKKIDPLGIRRRMSNSTRKMFDLFDRLMMQRFESRKKLDYIMTNDMLDTLINISEEKNENMDVDETLHLFLDLFAAGTDTTSSTLEWAMAELLRNPEKLSKAQAELKQIIGKGKPVGESDTAKLPYLQAIIKETFRLHPAAPLLLPRKAVADVEICGYTVPKGAQVFVNAWAIGRDPDIWDNPDSFNPERFLGSEIDVTGKDFELIPFGGGRRICPGLPLAVRMVNLMLGSLINCFDNWKLEDGIAPETMDMNEKFGITLQKAQPLIAMPML, from the exons ATGGACATTTTGAGTTGCATACTATTAGGGTTACTGGTTGCAGCGATCTCAATTTGCCCCCTCTATTATTCACTCGGAAGAAGATCATCAAATACCACAAGGCTTCCACCTGGACCAAACCCACTTCCCTTCATAGGCAATCTCTTAGAGCTTGGCAATaaaccccatctctctctcaccaAGCTTTCACAACGCTATGGCCCAATTATGTCTTTGCAACTCGGCCAAATAACAACCGTGGTAATTTCTTCATCAACCGTCGCCAAAGAAGTCCTCCGAACCCATGACCAACTCTTCTGCAACCGAACCGTCCCAGATGCGCTCCAAGCCTGTAAACATTCCAAGTACAGCATGGTGTGGATACCGGTTTCAGCTACATGGAGAAACCTTCGCAAAACATGTAACTCGCAATTGTTCACCACCAAAATTCTTGACGCCAACCAAGCCAACCGTCACCTGAAAGTGCAAGAGCTCATATCCGACGTCAATGAAAGCGCTGTAAAAGGTGATGCGATTGATATCGGAAGGGCTGCTTTCAAAACTTCGCTCAATCTTCTTTCGCGTACCGTCTTCTCTGTGGACTTAGCGGACACAGATAGTGCGAGGGCGAGGGAGTTCAAGGAGTTGGTGTGGAGTATTATGGAAGAGGCTGGCAAACCAAACTTGGCTGACTATTTTCCCATGCTTAAGAAGATTGATCCACTAGGGATACGACGCCGTATGAGCAATAGCACCCGGAAGATGTTTGACCTCTTTGACCGATTGATGATGCAGCGGTTTGAATCAAGGAAAAAGCTTGATTATATCATGACTAATGATATGTTAGATACCTTAATAAATATTAGtgaagagaaaaatgagaatatGGACGTGGATGAAACTCTACATCTGTTCCTG GATCTATTTGCTGCGGGAACAGATACAACGTCATCCACATTGGAATGGGCAATGGCTGAGCTACTCCGCAACCcggaaaaattgtccaaagcTCAAGCGGAGCTGAAGCAGATCATCGGAAAAGGAAAACCGGTTGGGGAATCCGACACAGCTAAACTCCCTTACTTACAAGCAATAATCAAAGAGACCTTCCGGTTGCACCCTGCAGCGCCCTTACTACTTCCCCGAAAAGCCGTTGCAGACGTAGAAATCTGCGGGTACACTGTACCAAAGGGTGCACAAGTGTTTGTCAATGCATGGGCCATCGGTAGAGACCCTGACATTTGGGACAACCCTGACTCATTCAACCCAGAGAGGTTTTTGGGATCGGAAATTGATGTTACTGGCAAGGACTTTGAGCTTATTCCGTTTGGTGGTGGGAGAAGAATATGTCCTGGCTTGCCATTGGCAGTGAGAATGGTGAACTTAATGTTGGGTTCACTTATTAACTGCTTTGACAACTGGAAGCTTGAAGACGGAATTGCACCGGAGACCATGGACATGAATGAGAAGTTTGGCATCACCTTACAAAAAGCTCAGCCCCTCATAGCTATGCCCATGTTATAG
- the LOC137738169 gene encoding geraniol 8-hydroxylase-like — MDLLSCMLLSLIVVWISVHAIYYSFAGRKIPTRLPPGPKPFPFIGNLLELGNEPHLSLTNLSQRYGPIFTLHLGQVTTVVVSSSTVAKEVLRTHDHFFCNRTIPDAVQARDHAKYGMPWLPVSAAWRNLRKICNSQLFANKVLDANQANRHIKVQELISEVNESVVKGNTVDIGRAAFKTTLNLMSRTVFSVDLADPKSETAREFKELVWSIMEEAGKPNLADYFPVLKKIDPMGIRRRLANHFQKMIDLIHRMITQRLESRKSRDYVITNDMLDTLINISEEKNEDMDMDETEHLFLDLFGAATDTTSSTLEWAMAELLRNPEKLSLAQAELKQIIGKGKPVEESQIAQLPYLQAIIKETFRLHPAAPFLIPRKAEADVEICGYIVPKGAQVLVNAWAIGRDPNVWDNANSFMPERFFGSEIDVLGRNFELIPFGGGRRICPGLPLAMRMLSLMLGSLINSFDDWKLEDGVTPNTLNMDQKFGLTLQKAQPLKVVPILYKNLA; from the exons ATGGACTTGTTGAGTTGCATGCTATTATCTCTTATAGTCGTCTGGATCTCAGTCCATGCTATCTATTATTCATTTGCAGGAAGAAAGATTCCCACTAGGCTTCCACCTGGACCAAAACCATTTCCCTTCATTGGAAATCTCTTGGAACTTGGGAACgaaccccatctctctctcactaacCTTTCACAACGCTATGGTCCCATTTTCACATTACATCTCGGACAAGTAACCACGGTTGTAGTTTCCTCGTCAACCGTGGCTAAAGAGGTCCTCCGAACCCATGACCACTTCTTTTGCAACCGAACCATCCCCGATGCAGTCCAAGCCCGTGACCACGCCAAGTACGGCATGCCTTGGCTACCCGTTTCAGCCGCGTGGAGAAACCTCCGCAAAATATGCAACTCGCAACTGTTCGCCAACAAAGTTCTTGACGCCAACCAAGCTAACCGTCACATAAAAGTGCAGGAGCTCATATCCGAGGTCAATGAAAGCGTTGTGAAAGGCAACACTGTTGATATTGGAAGGGCCGCTTTCAAAACTACGCTCAACTTGATGTCGCGTACCGTCTTCTCTGTGGACTTGGCAGACCCGAAGAGCGAGACAGCTAGAGAGTTTAAGGAGTTGGTTTGGAGTATTATGGAAGAGGCTGGGAAGCCAAACTTGGCTGACTATTTTCCTGTGCTTAAGAAGATTGATCCCATGGGGATACGGCGTCGTTTGGCCAATCACTTCCAGAAGATGATCGATCTCATTCACCGCATGATCACCCAAAGGTTGGAGTCAAGAAAATCACGAGATTATGTCATAACTAATGATATGTTGGATACACTCATAAACATCAGTGAAGAGAAGAATGAAGATATGGACATGGATGAAACTGAGCATCTGTTTCTG GATCTATTTGGTGCGGCCACAGATACAACTTCATCCACATTGGAATGGGCAATGGCTGAGCTATTACGCAACCCGGAAAAACTTTCCCTAGCTCAAGCAGAGCTGAAGCAAATTATCGGCAAAGGAAAGCCAGTTGAGGAATCACAAATTGCTCAACTCCCTTACCTACAAGCCATAATCAAAGAAACCTTCAGATTACACCCAGCTGCTCCATTTCTAATTCCCCGAAAAGCCGAAGCTGACGTAGAAATCTGCGGGTACATTGTACCAAAGGGTGCACAAGTGCTGGTCAATGCATGGGCCATAGGGAGAGACCCCAATGTTTGGGACAACGCAAACTCGTTTATGCCGGAGAGGTTTTTTGGATCGGAAATTGATGTTTTAGGCCGGAACTTTGAGCTTATTCCGTTTGGTGGTGGGAGGAGAATATGCCCTGGATTACCATTGGCAATGAGAATGTTGAGCTTGATGTTGGGTTCGCTTATTAACTCGTTTGATGATTGGAAGCTGGAAGATGGTGTTACACCAAATACCTTGAACATGGATCAAAAGTTTGGCCTCACCTTACAGAAAGCTCAGCCACTAAAAGTTGTGCCAATTTTATATAAGAACCTAGCTTAA
- the LOC137736259 gene encoding uncharacterized protein gives MDLDLALRKDEPASLTDTSTVEQRLRHEKWQKPNRMSLMVMKRTMSETVRGGIAACDKAKDFLDSIGANFKESEKAEMGELMTTLASLKFDEGKGVREHILKLVDNKIEGLGGSS, from the coding sequence ATGGATCTTGATTTAGCACTGAGAAAGGACGAACCTGCATCACTGACTGACACTTCGACTGTTGAGCAAAGATTGAGGCATGAAAAGTGGCAAAAGCCCAACAGGATGTCGCTCATGGTGATGAAAAGAACTATGAGTGAGACTGTGAGAGGTGGAATAGCTGCATGTGACAAAGCTAAGGATTTCCTAGATTCAATTGGAGCAAATTTCAAAGAGTCCGAGAAAGCCGAAATGGGTGAATTGATGACGACACTGGCCAGTTTGAAGTTTGATGAAGGCAAAGGTGTAAGGGAGCACATACTGAAGCTTGTTGACAACAAAATTGAAGGACTTGGAGGTTCCAGCTGA